One Actinomycetospora corticicola genomic window, TTACAGGTCGACAGTGCAGTCACCGGAAGCGGCGGTGACGCAGGTCTGGACGGTGCGGGTGGACTGGTCGGTGTCGGCGACGCGCGACTCGGTGCCGTCGCGCAGGTCGCGGACCGCGCCGCTGCTCAGGGGCGCGACGCAGGTGTGGCAGATGCCCATGCGGCAGCCGAAGGGCATCGGGATGCCGGCCTGCTCGCCGGCCTGGAGGACGGTCGTGGCGCCGTCGGTCTCGACGGTGCGACCGCTGCGGGCGAACGTGATGGTCCCGCCCTCGGCGGAGCCGGAGAACGAGGCCGCGAACCGCTCGAGGTGCAGCGCGTCGGTGCGGCCCGCGTCGGCGAAGGACTTCTCGGCGTCGTCGAGCATCTCGGCGGGGCCGCAGGCCCAGGTCTGGCGCTCGCGCCAGTCCGGGACGACGTCGTCGAGCCCCGCGGGGAGCGCGAGGTGCCCCTCGGTGCGGGTGTGGCGCTGCACGATCCGCCACGACGGGTGGCGGCGGGCCAGCAGGTCGAGCTCGTCGGCGAACAGGGCCCGGTCGGCGTCGGGGGCGGAGTGCACGAGCACCACGTCCTCGCCCGCGTCCGGACGCCGGTCCAGCGACCGCAGCATCGCCATGACCGGGGTGATCCCGGAGCCCGCCGTCAGGAAGAGGACCTTCTCCGGCAGCGGGTCGGGCAGGACGAACTCGCCGGCCGGCGGGGCCAGGCGCACGACGGTCCCGGGCTCGACGCCGTTCACGAGGTGCTGCGAGGCGAACCCGTCCGGCATCGCGCGGACGGTGATCACGAGCCGCTTGCCGTCGCGGGCGGGCGGCGTGGTCAGCGAGTACGAGCGCCACACGAAGCGGCCGTCGATCGCGACCCCGATGCCGATGTACTGGCCGGCGGCGTGCGGGAAGTCCCAGCCCCAGCCGGGCTCGACGACGATCGTCGCCGCGTCCTCGGCCTCGGGGGTGACGCTGACGATACGGCCCCGCAGCTCTCGGGCGGACCACAGCGGGTTGATCAGGGTCAGGTAGTCGTCGGGGAGCAGCGGCGTGGTCAGGCGGGTCGCGAGGTCCCGCCAGCGCCGGGCGCGGCTCGAGAGTGCGGCCGTCACGGTGTCTCCTCTGCCTGGTGAATTGCTAGGTACCAGAAGTACCGGACACCTGAGGTTACCGCTACCCGCGGTACCGAAAACACGGCACGATCCGGCTCACAGTCGCGTCTGTGCGCCCGGTCACCCGGCTCCGAGCCCGGTAATTAGTTCCCGACGACGGGCTCCCACGGCCTGCTCCCCCTCGGTTGACTCGATCTCGACCGACTCGTGAGGAGAACCCGTGACGCTCGTGGATCTGGTGGTGCTCGCCGTCGTCGCCCTCGCCGCCTGGCGCGGCTGGCGGCGGGGCGGGACGTCCCTGGTGCTCTCCCTGGCCGGGGCCGTCCTCGGGGTGATCGCGGGTGCCGCGATCGCCGGGTGGTGGGACGCCGCGTCCACCCCGTTGCTGATCGCCTGCGTGCTGGTGGCCGGGCTGATCGGCCTGGGCCTCGGGCGTCGGCTCGCCGACACCCTCGCCGCACGCGCCGGGGGCCGCTACGCGCGGCCGGTGCTCGTCGACCGCATCGTCGGGGTGGTGGCGCACGGCGGGCTGGCGCTGGTGGTCTGCGTCCTGGCCGGCGCGGCCGCGATGGCGGTCGGCCCGGCGTGGGCCTCGCGGGCCGCCGAGGGCAGCGGGGTCCTGACGACGGCCGCCGACCACCTCCCCACCCCCGCGCAGGTCGCGGGCCAGGTGCCGGGGCTGGAGCGGGTCACCGCCATCGGGGCGGACCGATGACCAGGACGAAGCTCGTCACCGGCGGCGTCCTCGCGGGCGTGCTGCTCCTGTGGTGGACCACCGGCTCGCTGCTGGTCGCGGTGCTGATCGTCGTCCTGGTGGCGCTCGCCGCGGGGCTCGTCGTCGTGGTCGCGGCCTGGGCGCGTCCGCGTCCGGAGCCGCTCGCCACTCCCCCGTCCACCACCGCGACCGTCGACCTGGCGGCGGCCCCGTCCGGGGGCGCCCCGGTCCGCCGTGTCCTGCGCACGCTGCTGGCCCGGCCGTGGGTGCACGGCGACGGCCTGCTGCGGGTCACCGCGGAGCGCCTCGACGGCGACGACGCCCTGGTGTGGACCCCGCGCGGGCAGCAGGTGGCCGCACCGCACCTCTGGGTGGAGTGGAACCCCGTCGACGGCGCCGAGATCGCCGGACGGCGCCCGCTCGAGGCGCTCGCCCGCGAGCTCGCCGAGGGCTACGTCGAGCACGGCCGCGAGCGCGGGGTGCGCCGCCTGGCCGAGCGCACCTGGGTGCACCTCCTGGTCTCCGACGACGTGCCCCTCGGGCGCGCCGTCGTCACCGCGGCCTTCTCGGAGCCGCAACGGACGCCCGTCGCCGCCGCGTGTGCGGCGACGGCGACCCCTCTCGCCCCGGCGCGGGGAGCGGGAGGGGGATCGGCCCGGATCGGGACGGGTCGTGTCGGGGACGGCCGGGGCAGCGGTCCCGTCCCACCGGGGTCCGGGGGCGGGAGGCGCGCCCCCGGATTCCCGGTTCTCCCGGCGCCCCGGTCCGGTGGACGTGGCGAGCCGCTGACGTCCGTCGTCGGCGACGGGCCACGGCCGGCACGCGGGGGCGGCGCCCTCGCGGCGCTCGCCACCCGGGTCGGGGCGGTCCCCGCGGCGCTGCGCACGCTCGTCGTGCGGCGCACCGCGGCGGTGCTCGTCGTGGAGGACGCGGCGGGCGCGCGGCTGACCGACACCGAGCTGACGGGCGCGACCGAACTGGGCCGCGACCCCTCCGCGGGCCTCGTCGTCGAGCACCCCGGGGTGTCCTGGCGCCACCTGCGCCTCGCGCCCGATCGCACGGGCCGCTGGATCGCGACCGACCTCGGGTCCACCAACGGCACCCGCGTCGACGGGCGGCGCATCGAGGGCCCGACCCCGCTGCCGCCCGGGTCCGAGATCACGCTCGGCTCCGACGGTCCCCGGCTCCGCCTGCTCACCGCGGAGGGGACCGACCCGGCCCCGACCACCCAGGTCCTCGCCCGGGGATACTGACGCCGTGCGGCTGCCGGGCGTCGGGCGTCTCCCCCTGGGCGGGTTGGCGCTGCTCGACGTCCGCACCGAGCGGCGGCTCTCCGTGCCGTGGGGCGACACGGCCACCATCGGGCGCAACGCCGCCGGCGACCGGCACGTCCACGTCGACGACGACCAGGTCTCCCGGGTCGCCGCGGAGATCGAGATCCGGGACGACGCCTACCTCGTGATCAACCGGCAGCGCCACGGCGGGCAGCTGACCCTCGTGGTACCCGGCGTCGCCGGTCAGGACCGGATCCGTGCCGGCAACGGTCTGCTCGTCCGCGACTCGCGGGCCTCGCTCGGCCTCTGGCTGGCCGACGGACGCGAGGTGACGCTGGCACTGCTCGCGTTCGCCCCCACCGCCGCGGCGGCCGACCGCGACGACCTCACCGGCGGCCGGACCGTGAACGCCGAGCTGCCCACCGACGAGACGTGGTGGTCGGTGCTGGTCGCCGCGTGCGGGCCGACCCTCATCGCCGCCGCCCTGAGCCCGGACGGGACCGCGCGCGACGTTCACGGTGACGCCGACCAGATCGCGGGCTGGCACCGCACCTCGGGCCGGCCCGTCCCGAGCCCGAAGACGCAGAGCGAGGCCTTCCGGCACGCCCAGCGCTGGTTGCGCGGGGTGCGCCTGAACGACAAGACCCGCGGGTGGCGGGTGGCCGTCGTCGACCAGGTGATCGGCCTCCGGCTGGTGACCCTCGACGACGTCCGGCGGCTCTTCCCGGCCGAGGTCCCGACCCCCCTCGTTCCCCGGCCGTCCTGACGGTTCGCGCCGTGTCCTCTCGCCCCCCGGGGGTGTGAGGTCGTACGGTGCTCAATCGTGTCGCGTCACGCGACGTGAAGGGGGGCCGCGTCACCGTCCATACCGGACGGGTGACGTGCTGTACGCGTCGGACGGAGTGCGCGGTCGGTCTTCACCACCGAGGACGACTCCTCGTGACCGCCCGTACCGCCGTTCGGCGCCCTGGGGGAACGGGGACGAGATGACTGGGGACGACGACCGGAAGGCCGGGAGCGGCGAGACCGACGGGGCGGGGAGGGGCCGGGGGCGGCCCACGACGCCCGACCGGCTGCGGGGAGCACCGGGCTTCCTCGCACGCCGCCTCTACCAGGCGTACGCCGCCGCGTGGTTGCGGCACGTGGACACGACGCTCACCGGACCACAGTTCGCGGTGCTCACGGCGGTCCGCGAGTACCCGGAGGTCGACCAGGGGTCGCTGGCCGCCAGTGTGGCGCTCGACCGCTCGACCATGGCCGACGTGTGCAAGCGGCTCGAGGACCGGGCCCTGATCCGCCGGGACACCGCACCGTCCGACGGTCGGCGCAAGCTGCTGTCGATGACCGACCAGGGCTCCGCGCTCCTGGACGACGTCACCGCCAAGGTCGCCCGCCTCAACGCGGACCTCATGGGCGTGCCCGACGGCGCGGCCGACTCCGACGGCGAGCTCGCCGGCCTGCTCGGTGAGCTGGACCGGCTCTGCAGCCGCTGGGAGAAGGTGGCCGAGGGCTGACCGCGCCGGTCCGGCCGCGGCCGCACCGTCACGCGGCGCCCGCGCAGGCGGCCTCGCCGGGCGGTGGGCCGAGCGGGTCGGACGCGTCGACGTCGACGACGGCACCGGCCGCGGAGCGGAGCTCGCAGCGCACGACGGTGGCCGCGGGACGACCGGGCGGGCCCGCCACCCGCGCCCACAGCCAGTTGCCGTGCTCGTAGGGGACGGGCAGCACGACCGCCGGGCGCTGCGGGGACAGCTCGACCGGTGTGGCGTCGACCCCCTCCCCCTGCAGTCCGGAGGGGTTCCGCTGCCGGGTGTCGAACCAGACGGTCGTCGGCTCGTCGGTCTCCGCGGACACGGTCAGCGTCATCGCCGGTCGGGTGTCGGTACCGACGTCGGCGTCGGTGCGGATGCCGGTGGCGGGGGCGCACCCGGTCAGGAGACACACCCCGGCGCCGCACGTCGCGGCGAGCAGCCGCACGATCCTGGTCCCTGTCCTCGTCACCCGGGCCTCCGCCTCGCCGCCGTCGCCGTCGGTACGCCACGGTGCAGGCACATCGACGGCGGAGCATCGGCTCGGTGGGACACATCCGCGCGGCGGCCTTCCACCCACGGGGTCGGCACGGCGGCGCCCGGCACGCAGGCGGGAAGGGTCGACCGGGGCGCCGCCTCGTCGTGGTGACCCGGGCGTCCCGGTGGATCGCGGTCGGGGCGGCGCTACCGGCCGCGCGGCGCCGGGGAGGCGCTGCCGGAGCCGGCGGACCGGGCGAGCTCGGCCGCCTCGGCCTGCGCGACCTCCTGACGGTGTGCCCGCATCAACAGCAGACCGATGCCGCTGACCCCGGCGACCATCATGAGGATCACCGCCACGAGGTAGGGCAGCCAGCCGTTGCTCACGAGGGCGAAGGTCAGCACGTAGACGGCCGCCAGCGTCGAGAGCGGGAACGTGAGCCGGAACAGGAAGCGGTTCCGGTCGGTGTCCGGCGGGGGCCACGTGATCGCACCGGACAACCGGCCGAGGAGCTCCGCGAGCATGGGGTGACCGTACGCGGGCGTCCTCAGGCGCCGCGCGGGGCGTACATGATGACCGCGACGCCGGCCAGGCACAGCAGCGCGCCGAGCACGTCGAACCGGTCGGGCCGGTACCCGTCGAGCACCATCCCCCACGCCAGCGACCCGGCCACGAACACCCCGCCGTACGCGGCGAGCACCCGGCCGAACTCGGCGTCGGGCTGCAACGTGGCGACGAACCCGTAGGCCGCGAGCGACACGATCCCGATCGCGATCCACACCCAGCCGCGGCCCTCCCGCACGCCCTGCCAGACCGCCCACGCCCCGCCGATCTCGGCGACGGCGGCGAGCAGGAACAGCAGGATCGACCGGGTCGTCACGCCACGATCATCCGCGTCCGGGTCACCTGCCCCCGCTTCACCGCGGTCAGGGTCACGACGACGAGCTCGGTCGGCTTCCCGGTCGGCGGCCCGGGGAGCAGCCAGCTCAGCTCACGGTCGTGGGTGAAGGCGAAGACCTCCTCGTCCACCACTCGGAAGCGGTCGCCGGTGCGCGAGGTCCGGCGCACCGTGAGGTCCCCGGGGACGACGACCTGCTCGGCGACGAACCGCTCGATCTCGTCCGCCCCGGTGGCGCCGACCCCGGACGGCAGGACGTCGAACGTCGCGTCCTCGGCGAGCAGGTGCGCGACGGCGGCGCCGGCCCGGATCGCGGTGTGCAGCGCGTCGTGGACCCGCTCGACCGCGATCATGAGGTCCTGCACCGCCTTGGTCACGCCTCCACGGTGCGCGAGCGGCGTCCGGTGGGCAAGTTCATGACCCGGGAGGTCATCGCGCCCGTGCCGGGGCGCGACCAGGCTCGTCGTCATGAACGCATACGCGGTGGGCCTGCTCCACGACATCGACGCGAACGACGAGATCCTCGACTACCTGCGTCGCATCCAGGCGACGCTCGACCCGTACGGCGGCCGGTTCCTCGTCCACGGCGCGACGCCGGAGGTGCTCGAGGGTCCCTTCGACGGCGTGCTGGTGCTCATCGGTTTTCCCGACGTCTCCTCGGCGCGGGCCTGGTACGACTCCCCCGCCTACCGCGAGATCCTCCCGCTGCGCACGCGGAACACGCGCAGCGTCGCGTTCGTGCTGGAGGGATGCGGTCCGGACCACGACAGTGCGGCGATGGCCGACGAGATGGCGGCGGCGCGGTGAGCGCGGCCGGGTGACGGTGACCCGGGGCGGAGGCGCGGCCCCGGGTCGCCGAGTGTTCACCACGTGACGGGCAGGGCCTTCACGCCGCCGGTGAGGTGCTGGGTGCGCACGTCGATGTCGT contains:
- a CDS encoding 2Fe-2S iron-sulfur cluster-binding protein — encoded protein: MTAALSSRARRWRDLATRLTTPLLPDDYLTLINPLWSARELRGRIVSVTPEAEDAATIVVEPGWGWDFPHAAGQYIGIGVAIDGRFVWRSYSLTTPPARDGKRLVITVRAMPDGFASQHLVNGVEPGTVVRLAPPAGEFVLPDPLPEKVLFLTAGSGITPVMAMLRSLDRRPDAGEDVVLVHSAPDADRALFADELDLLARRHPSWRIVQRHTRTEGHLALPAGLDDVVPDWRERQTWACGPAEMLDDAEKSFADAGRTDALHLERFAASFSGSAEGGTITFARSGRTVETDGATTVLQAGEQAGIPMPFGCRMGICHTCVAPLSSGAVRDLRDGTESRVADTDQSTRTVQTCVTAASGDCTVDL
- a CDS encoding FHA domain-containing protein; translated protein: MTRTKLVTGGVLAGVLLLWWTTGSLLVAVLIVVLVALAAGLVVVVAAWARPRPEPLATPPSTTATVDLAAAPSGGAPVRRVLRTLLARPWVHGDGLLRVTAERLDGDDALVWTPRGQQVAAPHLWVEWNPVDGAEIAGRRPLEALARELAEGYVEHGRERGVRRLAERTWVHLLVSDDVPLGRAVVTAAFSEPQRTPVAAACAATATPLAPARGAGGGSARIGTGRVGDGRGSGPVPPGSGGGRRAPGFPVLPAPRSGGRGEPLTSVVGDGPRPARGGGALAALATRVGAVPAALRTLVVRRTAAVLVVEDAAGARLTDTELTGATELGRDPSAGLVVEHPGVSWRHLRLAPDRTGRWIATDLGSTNGTRVDGRRIEGPTPLPPGSEITLGSDGPRLRLLTAEGTDPAPTTQVLARGY
- a CDS encoding MarR family winged helix-turn-helix transcriptional regulator, whose product is MTGDDDRKAGSGETDGAGRGRGRPTTPDRLRGAPGFLARRLYQAYAAAWLRHVDTTLTGPQFAVLTAVREYPEVDQGSLAASVALDRSTMADVCKRLEDRALIRRDTAPSDGRRKLLSMTDQGSALLDDVTAKVARLNADLMGVPDGAADSDGELAGLLGELDRLCSRWEKVAEG
- a CDS encoding YnfA family protein, whose protein sequence is MTTRSILLFLLAAVAEIGGAWAVWQGVREGRGWVWIAIGIVSLAAYGFVATLQPDAEFGRVLAAYGGVFVAGSLAWGMVLDGYRPDRFDVLGALLCLAGVAVIMYAPRGA
- a CDS encoding nuclear transport factor 2 family protein, whose translation is MTKAVQDLMIAVERVHDALHTAIRAGAAVAHLLAEDATFDVLPSGVGATGADEIERFVAEQVVVPGDLTVRRTSRTGDRFRVVDEEVFAFTHDRELSWLLPGPPTGKPTELVVVTLTAVKRGQVTRTRMIVA
- a CDS encoding DUF1330 domain-containing protein, encoding MNAYAVGLLHDIDANDEILDYLRRIQATLDPYGGRFLVHGATPEVLEGPFDGVLVLIGFPDVSSARAWYDSPAYREILPLRTRNTRSVAFVLEGCGPDHDSAAMADEMAAAR